Genomic DNA from Armatimonadota bacterium:
GGGGCTCCGGAGGGGGTTCAGCAGAACCCGCGGGTCCTGGAGGCATACCTGGGTCTGCCCGCGGAGGCAGCGGGATGAAGCTCCTGGAGCTCCGGGATTTCCGGGTGCGGTACGGGGCCGTGGAGGTGGTCCACGGGATCCACCTGGAGGTGAACGCGGGCGAGGTCGTCACCCTGATCGGGCCCAACGGCGCGGGGAAAACCAGCACGCTGCTGGGCCTCGTGGGGATGGTCCCCGCCACGGGGGAAGTGTGGTTCGAGGGGAAGCTCCTCCCGCACCGCATGCCGGAACAGCTCCACCGGGACGGCATCGTTCTGGTTCCCGAGGGCCGGGAACTCTTCCCCACCCTCGCGGTGGAGGACCACCTGCACCTCGGCGCCTTCTCCCGTATCCAGCGGGGCGTGTCCCGGACAGAGGTGGAGGAGGACCTGGAGCGGGTGTACACGCTCTTTCCCCGGCTGCGGGAACGGCGACGTCAGATGGCGGGGACCCTCTCCGGGGGCGAGCAGCAGATGCTGGCCATCGGCCGGGCCCTGATGGGTCGGCCCCGCCTCCTGCTGCTGGACGAGCCGAGCCTGGGGCTCGCCCCCCTCGTGGTCCGGGAGATCTTCCGGATCCTCGGGGAACTGAAGGCCCGGGGGACCACCATGCTCCTCGTAGAGCAGAACGCCCGGATGGCCCTGCAGCTCGCGGATCGGGCCTACGTGATGGAGGCCGGCGAGGTGGTCACCCAGGGCCCTCCGCAGGCCCTCCTCCAGGATCCCCGGGTGGCGGAGGCCTACCTAGGCCTCCGCCGGGCCAGCCTTCCCACCGCCTCCGGCTAGCGGGGGAGGCGCAGGCGGAGGAGCTTCCGGGCGTTCTCCTCGAAGATCTTCCGCTTGTCCTCCAAAGATGCCGTCATGTTCTCCACGGCCCGGATGGCCTCCCGCACGTACATGGCTCCCTCCTCGGGGCCGAAGGGCATGTCGGAGCCGAACAGCACGTGCTCTGCTCCGAAGAACGCCACCCCGCACTCCACGCCGGGCACGTTGCCGAAGAGGGCCGTGTCCGCGTAGAACATCCGGAAGTACTCGTGGGGCGACCGCTTGAGCCTCCGGCGGGCCTCCACGTCCTCTGCGGAGTCCGTGCGGTGGCCGATCCGGTCCAACCCTCCCCAGCCAAGCCGTCCTTCCACGTACGGAATGATCCCGCCCAGGTGGTGGGTGATGATCTTGAGGTTCGGGAGGCGGTCGAAGATCCCGGAGAAGACCATCCGGGTCATGAACACCCCGGTCTCATAGGGCCAGCCCAGGGCCCACCAGATGTCGTACTTGGAACGGTTCTCCGTGGGGTAATCCGCCTGGTCCTGCCCCCGGGTGGGGTGGACCCAGATGGGGAGGTCGTAGGCGGCCATGCGCTCAAAGAGGGGCAGGAACTCCGGTTGGTCCAGGGGCTTTCCGAGCACGTTGGTGAAGATCTGGACCCCGGTGGCGCCCAGCTCCTCTACCGCCCGCTCCGCCTCCCGCACCGCGGCCTCCACGTCGTCCAGGGGCAGGGAAGCCACGAAGCCCACGAACCGGTCTGGATAGCGGTCCACGAGCTCAGCCATGCCGTCGTTCGCGGCCCTGGCGAGCTCCACCCCCTGGGGCCCCGTGGCCACCGCCTCGATGGGCGGGGCCGCCAGGCATGGCACCTGTACGTAGGCGCCGAGGGTGTCCATGATCCGGAACCGTTTCTCGAGATCCCACAGGGTGCTCACGCCTCGGACCAGCCGTTGGAGATATCCCGATGCGGAAGCGTGTTCGACCATCCGGTCGTAGAACCCCTTCGGGTAGATGTGGCAGAAGGCGTCGATCTTGAGCATGGTCCTCCTCCTACTGCACCTTCAGGTCCCGGGCAGCCTCCCGCACGAAGCGGAAATCCACCAAGCGGTCCACGGGAAGGGGGGATGCCAGGGCGCCCTGCGCCACCATGTGCGCCTGGAGGGCCAGCAGGTGCCGCGCGTCGAACACCCCGTCCCGCCGCAGCCCCGGCCAGATCATCTCCTGGAAGAGGGCGTCCTCCCGGAGCGGGGTGTACTTCTTCAGGACCTCCACCACCTCCGCACGCGCGGCGGGATTTCGCAAAGCGTCGTTGTAGAGTTGCAGCCCCCGCAGGTACGCCCGCATCCATCGGGTCGCCACCGGCGTCCGGGCCCGCATCTGCTCCGAGTACACCAGCACCGCGGCGGGGAAGTCCGTCACCACCGCGTCCGCGGTCAAGAGGGCGATGCCGGACCGAAGCCGCCGGGTGGAGATGGTGGCGGAGGGTTCCACCATCATGGCCGCGTCCACGGCCCCGTTGTGCACCGCCACGGGCATGTCCGGGATGGCCATGGGCACGAGCTGCACCTCCCGCAGGCTCACCCCGCCCCGGGCCAACATCCGCTCCAGGAGGAACGTCTGCACCCCCGCGAGGTTGGTGACCGCCACCCTCCGGCCCCGCAGGTCTCGTACGCTGCGCACGGTGCCCGCGTCGAACAGCTCCCGCCGGACCACCAGCACGTTGAACCCGTGGCCCTTGGCGAAGGAGCCCTTGGTGGCCACAATCCGCATCCCCGCCCCCTGCTGGATGGCGTTGATGAATCCCGGGATGATCTCGATGCCGCCCACGTCCAGCAGGCCCGTGGCGAGCGCCGGGATGATCTCCGTGGACCGCATGCGGTGGTTGAGCTGGACCTGGAGTCCCTCCTCCGCGAAGTACCCCTTCTCCAGGCCGATGAAGATCCCCGCATCGGACACCGCGCCCGGGGTGCCTGCCCGGATGGAGACCAAGGCCTGTCCAAGGGCGGAGGAGGCGGCGAAGATCGCGAGCAAACAGACCAACCCCAGAAAAAGCCCCTTTCCGGTCATTCCAGCCTCCCTCCCGGCAATTGGCGGTTCCTAACCATCCTCTGGAAACGGCAAGCTCCCTCCCGGCACCGGTACCGGCCCGGGAGGCGCCGCGGCGCGTTCTCGGGCCTGCGACACCGGAGGCAGGATCCTCGCCTCCGGCCCACTCCCCTGGAAGTGCCCGATCCAGGAGCACGTCCCGCGGATCTCCTCGGGGACGGGTGGCACCCACGTCTGCTCCCACCTCTCCATCTGGCCCGTGTGCTTCGCGAGCCGGTAGATGCGGGCGTGGATGCACTCCCGGTCTCCGAACTCGCAGGTGTTCCCGTCCGTGCCCCCGCAGGGGCCGTTCGCGAGCCCCTTCGGGCAGGTCTCCGGGCAGACGAAGAAGGTGTAGGGGAGCCGACAGAACCCGCACAGCTGGCAGCCCACCCACGGTCCCTTGAGGGCGTGCTCCACCCGTGCCAAAACCCGTCCCGCGGCACTCTGCCGGGAAACGGGGCGGAACAGGATCGCTCCCAGCTTCGCCACGGGGCTAGAGGGCTGGAACATCCAGTGATCCACGGCCTCCAGGATCCGGAACCCCCGCACCTCTCCGGGCGAAGCCACCACGGCCCCCGCCCCCT
This window encodes:
- a CDS encoding ABC transporter ATP-binding protein; the protein is MKLLELRDFRVRYGAVEVVHGIHLEVNAGEVVTLIGPNGAGKTSTLLGLVGMVPATGEVWFEGKLLPHRMPEQLHRDGIVLVPEGRELFPTLAVEDHLHLGAFSRIQRGVSRTEVEEDLERVYTLFPRLRERRRQMAGTLSGGEQQMLAIGRALMGRPRLLLLDEPSLGLAPLVVREIFRILGELKARGTTMLLVEQNARMALQLADRAYVMEAGEVVTQGPPQALLQDPRVAEAYLGLRRASLPTASG
- a CDS encoding amidohydrolase family protein, which encodes MLKIDAFCHIYPKGFYDRMVEHASASGYLQRLVRGVSTLWDLEKRFRIMDTLGAYVQVPCLAAPPIEAVATGPQGVELARAANDGMAELVDRYPDRFVGFVASLPLDDVEAAVREAERAVEELGATGVQIFTNVLGKPLDQPEFLPLFERMAAYDLPIWVHPTRGQDQADYPTENRSKYDIWWALGWPYETGVFMTRMVFSGIFDRLPNLKIITHHLGGIIPYVEGRLGWGGLDRIGHRTDSAEDVEARRRLKRSPHEYFRMFYADTALFGNVPGVECGVAFFGAEHVLFGSDMPFGPEEGAMYVREAIRAVENMTASLEDKRKIFEENARKLLRLRLPR
- a CDS encoding ABC transporter substrate-binding protein; protein product: MTGKGLFLGLVCLLAIFAASSALGQALVSIRAGTPGAVSDAGIFIGLEKGYFAEEGLQVQLNHRMRSTEIIPALATGLLDVGGIEIIPGFINAIQQGAGMRIVATKGSFAKGHGFNVLVVRRELFDAGTVRSVRDLRGRRVAVTNLAGVQTFLLERMLARGGVSLREVQLVPMAIPDMPVAVHNGAVDAAMMVEPSATISTRRLRSGIALLTADAVVTDFPAAVLVYSEQMRARTPVATRWMRAYLRGLQLYNDALRNPAARAEVVEVLKKYTPLREDALFQEMIWPGLRRDGVFDARHLLALQAHMVAQGALASPLPVDRLVDFRFVREAARDLKVQ